In a single window of the Halopiger xanaduensis SH-6 genome:
- a CDS encoding HVO_A0556 family zinc finger protein, translated as MSQQESPSLRHPVIEGLEGSQCSFCNDGRLAQERYKGNTAVVCENCSTPNAQIW; from the coding sequence ATGAGCCAGCAAGAAAGTCCGTCCCTTCGACATCCGGTGATCGAGGGGCTCGAAGGCAGTCAGTGTTCGTTCTGTAACGACGGGCGGCTCGCTCAGGAGCGATACAAAGGAAACACTGCCGTCGTCTGTGAGAACTGCAGTACCCCGAATGCGCAAATCTGGTAG
- a CDS encoding NAD-dependent epimerase/dehydratase family protein, whose product MEDKRVLVTGGAGFIGSNLANHLATDNDVIVADDEYLGTEQNLDSDVEFRNVSVLADDLPTDVDVVFHLAALSSYAMHEDDPTTGARVNVEGFVNTVEQARADGCETVVYASTSSIYGSQTELSPEDMPVTVNTGYEASKLARERYGEYFANHYDMNVAGMRFFSVYQGYGGAEAHKGEYANVIAQFADDLANGRSPVIYGDGTQTRDFTHVDDVVRGLELAAEHELTGIYNLGTGSSCSFNELVELLNEELGTDIEPEYVENPIPTDVYVHDTCADAGKMHRETGWEPTITLSDGIERVCSPYRSS is encoded by the coding sequence ATGGAGGACAAACGCGTCCTAGTCACGGGTGGTGCCGGATTCATCGGTTCCAATCTGGCGAATCACCTCGCGACGGACAACGATGTTATCGTGGCCGACGACGAGTATCTCGGTACCGAACAGAACCTCGACTCCGACGTAGAGTTTCGGAACGTGAGCGTTCTCGCGGACGACCTTCCGACGGACGTCGACGTCGTCTTTCACCTCGCGGCCCTCTCCTCGTACGCAATGCACGAAGACGATCCGACGACGGGCGCCCGCGTGAACGTCGAGGGATTCGTAAATACCGTCGAACAGGCGCGCGCGGACGGCTGCGAGACGGTCGTGTACGCATCCACGTCGTCCATCTACGGGAGCCAGACCGAGCTATCCCCGGAAGATATGCCCGTCACGGTCAACACCGGGTACGAAGCGTCGAAACTCGCTCGAGAACGGTACGGCGAGTACTTCGCGAACCACTACGACATGAACGTGGCCGGAATGCGATTTTTCTCGGTCTATCAGGGCTACGGGGGCGCCGAAGCGCACAAGGGCGAGTACGCGAACGTGATCGCCCAGTTCGCCGACGACCTCGCGAACGGCCGGTCGCCCGTCATCTACGGAGACGGAACCCAAACCCGCGATTTCACGCACGTCGACGACGTCGTTCGCGGGCTGGAGTTAGCGGCCGAGCACGAACTGACGGGCATCTACAACCTCGGCACCGGCTCGTCCTGTAGTTTCAACGAACTCGTCGAACTCCTCAACGAGGAACTCGGAACCGACATCGAACCGGAGTACGTCGAGAACCCGATTCCGACGGACGTCTACGTCCACGACACGTGCGCCGACGCCGGCAAGATGCATCGGGAAACCGGCTGGGAGCCGACGATTACGCTTTCGGACGGCATCGAGCGGGTCTGTTCGCCCTATCGTTCGTCGTAG
- a CDS encoding NAD-dependent epimerase/dehydratase family protein, whose product MPDRHVLVTGGAGFIGSHLTDRLLSDGATVTVVDNCSNGREAWVPDGATFVRRDLTDPDSLEDILTADVDRVFHLAASKAVNSDRPRAQFDANTRMTYNVLEAMDAAGVPELVYTSTSTVYGEAPRPTPEDYGPLEPISVYGASKLADEGLCSTYAHSHDLIVRTFRFANIVGSRLRGAVIPDFIEKLQSDPQSLTILGNGRQEKSYLHIDDCIDAMSTVLENEERPFAIYNLGTRTTTSVTRIADIVGEEMGLNPTYEYTGGDRGWTGDVPKMRLSIEKLESLGWEPTYESDAAVRQATRDLLQELDLLD is encoded by the coding sequence ATGCCAGATCGGCACGTACTCGTTACCGGCGGCGCCGGATTTATCGGATCGCACCTGACCGATCGACTGCTCTCGGACGGTGCAACCGTGACGGTCGTCGATAACTGTTCGAACGGCCGCGAAGCGTGGGTTCCCGACGGTGCCACGTTCGTCCGGCGCGATCTCACCGATCCCGACTCGCTCGAGGACATTCTGACGGCGGACGTCGATCGGGTCTTCCATCTCGCCGCTTCGAAAGCGGTTAACAGCGATCGCCCGCGCGCGCAGTTCGACGCCAACACCCGGATGACCTACAACGTCCTCGAGGCGATGGACGCCGCCGGCGTCCCGGAGCTCGTGTACACTTCCACGTCGACGGTGTACGGGGAGGCACCGCGGCCGACGCCCGAAGACTACGGGCCGCTCGAGCCGATTAGCGTCTACGGGGCGAGTAAACTCGCCGACGAAGGGTTGTGCTCGACGTACGCCCACTCGCACGATCTGATCGTCCGGACGTTCCGCTTCGCGAACATCGTCGGATCCCGCTTGCGCGGCGCCGTTATTCCGGATTTCATCGAGAAGCTGCAGTCGGACCCGCAATCGCTTACGATCCTCGGGAACGGCCGCCAGGAGAAGTCGTACCTGCACATCGACGACTGTATCGACGCAATGTCGACCGTTCTCGAAAACGAGGAGCGCCCCTTCGCTATTTACAACCTTGGGACGCGAACGACGACGTCGGTGACCAGGATCGCGGACATCGTCGGCGAGGAAATGGGGCTCAATCCGACGTACGAGTACACCGGCGGCGACCGCGGTTGGACCGGTGACGTACCGAAGATGCGACTCTCGATCGAGAAACTCGAGTCGCTCGGCTGGGAGCCGACCTACGAGAGCGACGCCGCCGTCCGTCAGGCGACGAGGGACCTCCTCCAGGAACTCGATCTTCTCGACTAA